Within Miscanthus floridulus cultivar M001 unplaced genomic scaffold, ASM1932011v1 fs_487_3_4, whole genome shotgun sequence, the genomic segment gcaataacgtgggtctctatgaaccaatttggtttcatacccagaaggtcaaccatggaagccatttccttagtaagacaagttatggagcggtataggaagaagaaggacctacacatgatttttattgacttggagaaagcttatgataaaataccaatgaatgttatgtggtgggctttggacaaacataaagtcccaatgaagtacgtcgggctcattaaggacatgtacaacaatgttgtgactagtgttcgaataagtaatggagacacagatgactttccaattaggataggactacatcaaaggtcagctttgagcccttatctgtttgccttagtgatgaatgaggtcacaagggacatacaaggggacatcccttggtgtatgcttttcgtgtacgatgtagtgctagttgataaaagtcggacatgagtgaatcagaaactggagttatgacgagagactttggagtctaaaggttttagactcagtagaactaaaactgagtatatgagatgtgactttggcactactGAAAggccctaatggctagagggggggtgaatagcctaataaaaatttctacaacaacacttaacaaaatgttagacaattatgaggcgaagcaaatgttgcgctagcctactcaaaattacaagccacctaccacaattctagtttagatagtgtcaattcacacaagagcaatgacactaccctatgttagtatgctctcaaaggctaactaaagagccacaccaaccaagcatgcaagctctcacaactagctacactaaagagcctgtcaactagtttacggtaaattaaagagagtgatcaagataattataccgccgtgtagaggagtgaaccaatcaatcacaaggatgaataacaatgaagaccaatcacctcggaatcaaatgatgaacacaataatttttaccgaggttcacttgcttgccggcaagctagtcctcgttgtggcgattcactcacttggaggttcacgcgctaattggcttcacacgccaaaccctcaatagggtgccgcacaaccaacacaagatgaggatcacacaagccacgagcaattcactagagtaccttttggcgcttcgccgggaaaaggtcaagaacccctcacaatcaccacgatcggagccggagacaatcaccaccctccactcaacgatcctcgctgctccaagccgtctaggtggcggcaaccaccaagagtaacaagcgaaatccgcagcgaaacacgaacaccaagtgcctctatatgcaatcactcaagcaatgcacttggatcactcccaatctcactatgatgaatcaatgatggagatgagtaggagggctttggataggttcacaaggttgttatgtcaatgaaaatggccaaagatgtgagccgcagccggccatggggcttaaatagaagcccccacaaaatagagccgttgtaccccttcactgggcacactgcgctctgaccggacgctccggtcttactgaccggacgctgctcctcagcgtccggtcgcccgatggcggcgacgtgtcccgacttcaacggtcatctgccttgaccggacactgcgcctgagttgaccggacgctagagcctcagagtccagtcgtttccagtaagctccccgaggcgtatttcttcgaccggacgcgtccggtccaccttgaccggacatagaccagcgtccggtgatTAACCCTAGGTACTGTACCCctagtcaacgcgaccggacgcagccagtcaGCAtctggtgcttttggatccagcgtccggtcagttgaccgacgccagcatctcctctgttttcacttctaacttcttcacccttgctccaatgtgccaaccaccaagtgtatcaccttgtgcacatgtgttagcatattttcacaaatattatcaagggtgttagcactccactagatcctaaatgcatatgaaatgagttagagcatctagtggcactttgataaccgcattccgatacgagtttcgcccctcttaatagtacggctatcaaacataaatgtgatcacaccctctaagtgtcttgatcaccaaaacaaaatagctcctataaattatacctttgccttgacctttttatttttctctttcttcttttcaagtttaagcccttgatcattgccatgtcatcactattgtcatgttatgatcttcattggcttcttcacttgaagtgtgctacctatctcatgatcacttgataaactaggttaacacttagggtttcatcaattcaccaaaaccaaactagagctttcaactactactcgagaggaggaagatattagtttgaaaggtgaagtagtgcctaggaaagacacctttcgatatttagaatcaatgctacagagagacggggatattgatgaagatgttagccatagaatcaaagcagggtggatgaagtggcaccaaacatctagtgtcctatgtgacaatgtatcacagaagctaaaagataagttttataggacgacgattaaacctactatgttgtatggtgcagaatgttggcctacgaaaagacgacatgttcaacagataagtgtcgcggaaatgcgtatgttgcgttggatttgcggtcatacaagaagggatcgagttcggaacgatgatatacgtgatagattaggggtagcaccaattgaagaaaagcttgtccaacactggttgagatggtttggacatgtccaaccgAGACCTCAAGAGGCAACGGTGCATAGTAGAATCCTAAGCTAGGATAGTAACgcgaagagaggcagaggaagatcaaagttgacttgggtagagacaataaaaggagacttgaaaggatggaatatacccaaagacttagccttagataggagtgcttggaaaacagctattcacgtgcctgaaccttgattgcttctgctgggtttcaactctagcctaccccaacttgtttgggacttaaatgctttgttgttgttgctgctgctgttgttgtATAGTCGTCAAACGTAGACAGATGTTGGACTTGTCACCGAAGGTTGATGATGACACATTTGTCAAGGTGGGAATAGATGGAGTAGTTTTGTAGACGACATGGCTTTGCTTCCTTCGGCTCATGAGCACCGGGCAAGACATGTCCTCTAGGTTGAATTGGGTCTCCGATGCACCCCTAGCCCCTCTTAGCTGGTTCTTATGAGTTGGCGAAGGTCTTGTGCCTAGTTGACATAGTGATAATGAACTTGGGATGAGGTTCTTCTAGTTTGTAGATGTTGCTAAAGTTGGAGGTACATCCGGGAAAAGTCATAGGCATCGCCAAAGTGGTCGATGTACCACTCGAGCCGAAGGTAATGGCAGGGCAAAGTTGAAGTCATCGTTGAAGATGGTTGTGAGCCCTGGGAGAAGGTTTGGTTAAGCAAAGCTATAGTGAATGCTAGTGATGACGACGAGCCCCTAGGACAAAGGTAGCCGAGCAAAGCTGAAGTTGATGCCAAAGTAGACGGGCAAGTCGGTGATGATGCCGATGGTGCTGAAGCTATCAGTGAATTCTCGAGCGAAAAGTGATGTTGAGGCATTGACGGAGTCACCACCGAAGTAGACAGGTGAGCCCTTTGCACCGAGCAAGATGGTGAGGCAGTGTGTTGATGGTGCCAAAGCGACGATGAATCCTCGATCCGAACATGATGTCGAGATGATGGTGAAGTCTCGACGAAGTAGACCGTTGAGCCCCTTACGTCAAGCGAGATGGTGACGCAATGTTGTCGATGATGCTGGAGGCAACTGCGGACCTTTTGATCCGAACGTGAGGTCAAGGCATTGATGAAGTCACCGATGAAGTAGATCGATGAGCCCCTTGCGTCAAGTAAGATTGTGACACGATGTTGTCGATGATGCTGGAGGCGACTATGGACCCTCGATCCGAACATGAGGACGAGGCGTTGATGAAGTCATGGCCGAAGTACACTGGTGAGCCCCTTGCGTCGAGCGAGATGGTGATGCGATGTTGTCAACAATACCAAAGGTGCTGGCAAATCCTCGACCGAGTGTGATGTTAAGGCGTTGACATAGTCATCACCGCAGTAGACTAGCGAGCCCCTTGCACCGAGCAAGATGACGAGGCAGTGATGTCGATGTCGCTAACATCGATGGCAGCTCACCGAAGTGTTGGCGAAGGTGAAGTCGATGTCGCACGAGGTCGATGGCGGAGGCCCTAGTTGAAGGGTTGGCGAAGGTGAAGTTGATGTCGCCGAGGTCAGTAGCAAAGCCCCTCGCCGAAGTGTTGGCGAAGGTGAAGTTGATGTCGCCGAGGTCAGTAGCAAAGCCCCTCGCCGAAGTGTTGGCGGAGGTGAAGTTGATGTTGCCGAGGTCGATGGAGGAGCCCCTCGCCGAAGTGATGGCAAAGGTGAGGTTGATGTCGCCGAGGTCGGTGGCGAAGCCCCTTACCGAAGTTTGACGAAAGTGAAGTCAATGTCGCCGAGGTCAATGGTGGAGCCCCTTGGAAAAGTGTTGGCAAAGGTGAAGTCGATGTCGCCGAGGTCGGTGGTGATTGGTGAAGCCTCTCGCTGAAGTGTTGGCGAAGGTGAAATAGATGTCACCAAGGTCGGTGGCGAAGCCCCGCACCGAAGTGTTGGCGAAGATGAAGTCGATGTCGTCGAGGTCGATGGTGGAGCCCCTTGCCGAAGTGTTGGTGAAGGTGAAGTTGACGCATTGGGCAAGCCCCTTGAGCCGAAAGTGATGGTGGTGTTACGGATGTAGTTGAAGCTtgtgttttcttttgttttcgCTAGGCGAGGAGTTTCCCTTGTAGTCGTGGTGAAGACCTACAAGGGAATCTTATATTGTGGTGATGAACCATTCTGaagtggtgaaaggtccttgtttggttttggtaattgagtgacaacctaggtggactaataagtgtttatgtgagatacacaggtgattagtccacaggtacattagtgtgagcaacctatgccatggaggtgaaaatggcttggatatgttgcaatgCTCACACATATGATAAAAGAGCTCTTGCATATGAGACataacatggagtcatgtgactcggtggagaagatcaagacaaaccTTAGCgtcgatggaccggttgcaagtgtgaagcacaagtcggaggctttggagcgacacACCGCACGTGGTGGAGAAGCTTGGACAATGATTTGGCACCAATGGACAAGGGCAACGGTGAAGAGTAAGTGATGTCGAGATCGATGgacaaggtcacatgatgatatgaagtagatcatatcattcTGTGCATGTTTGGATTGGGATAGGGATAGGGATTGGGAAATAGATTGGGATAGCAGGAAGGGGTATGAAATGGGTATGCTACTCTTTATTTCCCTATCCCATTCACCCAACTGGCCTCTCCCACCGCCCCGCGGGTGGTGCCCAGCAGCCCCGCCCTCGGCCTTCGTCTTGACCACCGCCGCCGCTGGTCCAGCATCCTCTCCAGAAGCTTCCTTCTAAGCCAAACCTGAAACCCCAAACGCTAACGGTGCAACCTTCTCTTGCAGCGGCGATAGCAGGTGAGTTCGTCTGCAATTTTTTTGGCTTCTAGTGCATGCACGCCGAAACGTCTCCGCACAAGCGTGCGGAAAGAAGCATTTGGGTAGATATGATTCAATGGACGAGGGGTTATAAAATTACGAGTGGATGAGAAAGATGGCTGAAGAATTTAATAAACCTGCAATAACATGGTAATTATATACTCGCAATCAAAGGTGTTAGTGCATAGATGTCATAAGCTAAATTTgacttatgcttatgcttatgctaatttgttgtgagaagaaaacactgttcgttcgctgacAAGTTTTTAAAAGCAGTGAGTGTAAACAAGGGTCCCAAGGTGTTTAAAACCTGTAGACAAGTGAACGACCTGAGTAGCTAATCAGGGAGCGACACAATTTCCATGACCCTTTTCTCAGAAGAAAGAATACTCCCGATCGCAGGATCCATTTAGCGTCAGATTCCATTCCCCTAATGTACATAATCTTACAGTTCCATCTGGTTACTATCGCAATCAAACTAGCAGCTTCAGAAAGGGCTTACTTTCCCAGCAAGCTTCAGCATGAACTCAGGAACAAGACGCCTTGCAACAGCCACGTCGAGGTGCTGGGCAGATACGTCTGGATCTTCAGTGTGTATCACACTGGCGATCTCTTCGAGCATTTTATCTCTGCCACCCCGAAGAGGATCCTGTGCATAAAATTAATTAGTTACTGAAAAACAATTTTATGTTTGATGAATTGATTTATCACTTGGGATAAGAAAAAGGAGGGGTCTTCCACAAGACTGAGCTTTGTTCAAAATTGTTATTGAGTCAGAAAATAAAGAAAACCCGAATAGCACTTTTGGTACAATGACTACCTGAAGGAACAAATCAGTATGTGTCTTCCCTTCATACAGAAATAAATCTGCTTTTGCACCTTGCTGTTGTAAAGCATCAATGAACGCTTGGCTACATTTTTAGATTAGTCATCAAATAAGTATAGTGTTTCTACAACCTTGTGAAGAAGGTTTACATATTAAAGTAATTCCAAACAATAAATTGAAAAGCACATTAAAGTGGGCCAAACATAAGAAACAAGAGGTAACCAGTAAATTGTCCTCTGTATCTACTGCTCGAGCACACAGATAttgtcttttttattttctttaatATCCTAACAGTACCGGGAATCATATAAAACAGCAAGAATATGGATTTACAATGCACCCTATGTTAAATATAAAATTTGTGACGCACCTTTCAACTGAAGGTATTGAATAATCACTTGTCCCATGGAAAAGGATGATACGAGGCAATAAAGAAACTGCAGACCTAGCAGATGATTGCATAATCATCACTTGTGGAGAGAATTTCTGGAGTGATTCTTCACCTTCCATAATACTGGAAAAATATTATCAAAATAAAGTCACAATACACTCACAGGATCACGATTTTATATAGAAGACATGAATAAATACTAACAGTGAACCTGAGAAAGATGGACCGGTAAAGGCCACGTCTATGGAAATGATCAACCAAGTTAAGGAGGTTGTACCTGTAGAGATCATACACAAAAGTTCAAGCCCATCCCAATCGATCCATTTCCCCCACAAATAAATGCTAAAGTACAGTGCAACTCCCTTTGTCCCCTTTTAACTGTCGTTCTTATTTCCCGACAAGTCAAACGTATTcgactttgaccaaatatacacAATAAAATATTAggccctctttggcagggctccggcgggctccggctcctgcactgtagcagggtgtcggccgcccagcggccgacaggtgcctacaggagccggagccgcggagccagaaaaacgagcttctccggcttcgGTTGTGTCAGTGAGAGAGCAAAGGAGGggagagaaaaacggctccggTGAACAGTAACCGGGTGTCGGCCCCTGGGCGGCCGACAGGCCagagccggagccgccggagccctgccaaagaggcccttaatatttatggtacataattagtatcattagatagatcgttggatatattttcataataaacttatttagagatacaaatgttgctaagctttatacaaacctagtcaaacttaagaaagtttgatcaGCACGAATACCATAGCGACACTTAAAAAAGGGACAGATGGTGTAAAAGGGTCCATAATTTATGCTATCTTTGGAAACTTGATTGATACCTAAACATAGTATAGAAGGTTCTTATAAGTTGCCATCCCACTCACTACTGCAAAGGCTAAATTCATCAATTGAATCTAGAATAGTCATATAATCTCTCCACTCGGCAACGACATATATATTGCAGCCAGAAACCTACTCTCAGGAAAAGGCGATGACGTGGCTGCGTAGGAGAAGAGAAAATGGTGTACAGAAATAAGGGTAATggtcccctcaaaaaaaaaaggaaataagGGTAATGGTAGATTGGCTGAGCTGCGAATattagagaaaaaaaaaagtagtgACACTATGCATAAATTCAAATAGAAAACCATATAGTTTATTTTTCTGTAATCTATATACTATTCAAAGAGACATGAATGTTTTACCCGCCAGAAATACCAAAGTAGGCTTTTAGCTGTGATACACTCCAAGAGGAAGTATCTCCTTCACCACATTCTCTAATGGCCTGATTTAAGAGAGCACAAGCAGCAATATGTGCACCAGCTGATTGTCCAACAAGATATATCCTGCATATGTAAGAACAGAAGTACTTCAAATATGTCATCTCAGGACAGAGGTCTATACTTTTTCATTCAGTTTTTTCAATACACTGCACATTTTTTTGAGGAAGATAAATACTTTGGAAAAAAAACAAGTAAGAACTATTTCATTTTTGTGATAGTAAGCAAATATGTACACAAGGGTAGGTTATAAACCTGCTAGGTTCACCTCCATAACTTGCTATATTCTTGCAGACAAAAGCTATTCCTTGAGAAGCATCTTCTACCATGTCACCAATAGTCCCCTGAGGAAAGTTTCTGAAAACAAAGCATTTACATCCTCAGTGACTATGGCCTGAATGATTATGCTGCTTTGCATAGGAAATACATTCAGAGTACCTGTAATCAATGCATGCAACTATAATGCCTCTTTCTGCTAAGCGTCTGCCTAAAAGGGCTCCCCACCCTTTGTACCTGAGAAATATATAATTTGATATGCAGTCATTGAATCAAGACagaatcaaagtttgcaataGCAAGAATATCAAAAAATGGTTTGGGGGGTTCAAGATAGTACATACTTCCACTCACCCTATGATCCACGCTCCACCAGTCACAAATGCCAC encodes:
- the LOC136531959 gene encoding probable isoprenylcysteine alpha-carbonyl methylesterase ICMEL1 isoform X2, whose product is MQGPRVSVLVADSPLPVRRPPEHRRTGTVVSLRALARGGVAAGRSLVPSRWPAELLPGHKKPSLSQLCTGSDQNIRTTEEPPPQESLVAAMKVELAARTSQTRKAGEETPPPSPSAAAASPPVEDAPLLPDAGVRRRPACGRFAERSGSFRREVGRAAAETFLLTRLTLILLRYLGIGYRWIRQFLALCCYTLLLMPGFIQVVYYYFFSSQVHRSVVYGDQPRNRLDLYMPTSTTGLKPVVAFVTGGAWIIGYKGWGALLGRRLAERGIIVACIDYRNFPQGTIGDMVEDASQGIAFVCKNIASYGGEPSRIYLVGQSAGAHIAACALLNQAIRECGEGDTSSWSVSQLKAYFGISGGIMEGEESLQKFSPQVMIMQSSARSAVSLLPRIILFHGTSDYSIPSVESQAFIDALQQQGAKADLFLYEGKTHTDLFLQDPLRGGRDKMLEEIASVIHTEDPDVSAQHLDVAVARRLVPEFMLKLAGKVSPF
- the LOC136531959 gene encoding probable isoprenylcysteine alpha-carbonyl methylesterase ICMEL1 isoform X1, producing MQGPRVSVLVADSPLPVRRPPEHRRTGTVVSLRALARGGVAAGRSLVPSRWPAELLPGHKKPSLSQLCTGSDQNIRTTEEPPPQESLVAAMKVELAARTSQTRKAGEETPPPSPSAAAASPPVEDAPLLPDAGVRRRPACGRFAERSGSFRREVGRAAAETFLLTRLTLILLRYLGIGYRWIRQFLALCCYTLLLMPGFIQVVYYYFFSSQVHRSVVYGDQPRNRLDLYMPTSTTGLKPVVAFVTGGAWIIGYKGWGALLGRRLAERGIIVACIDYRNFPQGTIGDMVEDASQGIAFVCKNIASYGGEPSRIYLVGQSAGAHIAACALLNQAIRECGEGDTSSWSVSQLKAYFGISGGYNLLNLVDHFHRRGLYRSIFLSIMEGEESLQKFSPQVMIMQSSARSAVSLLPRIILFHGTSDYSIPSVESQAFIDALQQQGAKADLFLYEGKTHTDLFLQDPLRGGRDKMLEEIASVIHTEDPDVSAQHLDVAVARRLVPEFMLKLAGKVSPF